In Panthera leo isolate Ple1 chromosome F3, P.leo_Ple1_pat1.1, whole genome shotgun sequence, one genomic interval encodes:
- the LAD1 gene encoding ladinin-1 produces MAVSRKDWSALSSLARQWTLEDEEEQERERRRRHRNLSSTTDEEAPKLTQNGHTPAAQRLPGMEEAEVPKPQTSASKDEDSQATLRTRQERRQRRQAVEAAQAPVRREAEEGRDSSGPEQAKPQPLMPKKEAELPPRRRLSREQRGPWAREEESLAGQEAEGGKKGVSEKPPISEKSSVPEKTLAPGKRLVSEEFSISEKAPGPEKTSVSEKRAISEKKAILEKTSGSEKLPAPGKTSDSERRLVSEKALLFEKSLVSEKTSAAETKLAPKRLAALGQPQAGGRLASGGGQPTTTEQRGSALSEKSPPSLAELGEQGVPDSPTVTSRLPPITLQVKVPSKEEEVDTPSPTQATYSSSLKRSSPRTISFRMNSRKDNSETTLTRSASMRLPASTVKLGEKLERYHTAVQRSESVKSPGSSRTEFFVAPMGVASKRQLFEKELVGQSRADPASSRKENMRLSGAVTSRLNLWISRTQESGDQNPQEVRKQPAATRRTQLGKKEDSFLEAEV; encoded by the exons ATGGCTGTCAGCAGGAAGGACTGGTCCGCGCTGTCCAG cctggccagGCAGTGGACTCTAGAAGATGAGGAGGAGCAGGAGCGAGAGCGCCGGCGGCGACACCGCAATCTGAGCTCCACCACGGACGAGGAAGCTCCCAAGCTCACCCAGAATGGACACACACCGGCTGCCCAGAG ACTGCCTGGCATGGAGGAAGCCGAGGTGCCCAAGCCGCAGACCTCAGCCTCTAAAGATGAGGACAGCCAGGCCACCCTCAGGACACGGCAGGAGCGGAGGCAGAGGCGGCAGGCAGTGGAGGCTGCACAGGCCCCTGTCCggcgggaggcagaggagggaagggacagctCCGGCCCAGAGCAGGCCAAGCCGCAGCCCCTCATGCCCAAGAAGGAGGCGGAGCTGCCTCCTCGCCGGAGACTGAGCCGGGAGCAGCGGGGCCCTtgggccagggaggaggagagcttGGCGGGCCAAGAGGCAGAAGGCGGGAAGAAGGGGGTCTCAGAGAAGCCCCCTATCTCAGAGAAGTCCTCCGTCCCAGAGAAGACATTAGCCCCTGGAAAGAGACTGGTCTCAGAGGAGTTCTCCATCTCGGAGAAGGCCCCGGGACCTGAGAAAACTTCTGTGTCAGAGAAAAGAGCCATCTCAGAGAAGAAGGCCATTCTAGAAAAAACAAGTGGCTCTGAGAAGTTGCCGGCCCCAGGGAAGACATCAGACTCAGAAAGGAGACTGGTTTCTGAGAAAGCATTGCTCTTTGAGAAGTCTCTGGTGTCCGAGAAGACCTCAGCGGCAGAGACAAAGCTGGCTCCAAAGAGGCTGGCAGCCTTGGGACAGCCCCAGGCAGGGGGGCGGCTGGCTTCTGGGGGAGGCCAGCCCACCACCACAGAGCAGAGGGGAAGTGCCCTCTCTGAGAAGAGCCCCCCGTCCTTGGCGGAGCTGGGAGAACAGGGCGTGCCAGACTCTCCGACTGTGACTTCCCGCCTCCCGCCCATCACACTCCAG GTGAAAGTCCCCAgcaaggaggaagaggtggacaCACCCTCACCCACTCAGGCCACCTACAGCAGCTCCCTCAAACGCTCCAGCCCCAGGACCATCTCCTTTCGG ATGAACTCCAGGAAAGACAACTCAGAAACAACCTTAACACGCAG CGCCAGCATGAGGCTCCCGGCCAGCACAGTCAAGTTAGGCGAGAAGTTGGAGAGATACCACACCGCTGTTCAG AGGTCGGAATCGGTCAAGTCTCCAGGCTCCTCCCGCACCGAGTTCTTTGTGGCTCCCATGGGCGTAGCCAGCAAGCGCCAGCTCTTCGAGAAGGAGCTGGTGGGCCAGAGCCGAGCAGACCCAGCCTCCAGCCGGAAG GAGAACATGAGGCTCTCAGGGGCTGTGACATCAAGGCTCAACCTGTGGATCAGCAGGACCCAGGAATCTGGAGATCAGAACCCCCAG GAGGTGCGGAAACAACCGGCAGCCACCAGGAGGACCCagttgggaaagaaagaagattccttcctggaggcagag GTGTGA